The Aureispira anguillae genome contains a region encoding:
- a CDS encoding T9SS type A sorting domain-containing protein has protein sequence MLCTIFVITWCNIHSNAQETWVKIDCGTEFTVGLKSDGSLWSWGFNANGQLGLGHTLTQLEPIQVGTDTDWVDISTGGFHCLALKSNGSLWSWGGNFSGQLGIGNQSQQAVPVQVGIDTTWQIIEAGTEHSLAIKKDSSLWSWGGNMNGELGLGNLITVTTPTQVGGTYDWLSISAGTDHSLGIKSNHTLWSWGGNTKGQLGNGTINSQQVPVQVGSNSNWMTIAAGMGYSLALQLDSTLWSWGVNSGSQLGNGTTIDELTPTQIGIGHQWKYISAGAVQALAIKNNHTLYGWGYNLYGQLGNGSASVQSFPVLIGTASNWEMVATAQGFLSSAGFHGLHSAGIKGSLDVICTSGDNSLGQLGNNSTVSSLSFTCATGLLLASNKIKNEAPVLVYPNPTNGLIHIVTAMDKLSPNYYRLYSIEGRLVLNGKAQKSNFELNLEGYPKGVYYLELKTEKEHSCHKIVLK, from the coding sequence ATGCTGTGTACTATATTCGTAATTACATGGTGCAATATTCATAGCAACGCTCAGGAAACTTGGGTGAAAATAGATTGTGGAACAGAGTTTACGGTAGGACTAAAATCGGACGGCAGTTTGTGGTCTTGGGGATTTAATGCTAATGGCCAACTGGGCTTGGGGCATACACTTACTCAGTTGGAACCTATACAAGTGGGAACGGATACGGATTGGGTAGATATTTCTACAGGGGGATTCCATTGTTTAGCATTGAAGAGCAACGGTAGTTTGTGGTCTTGGGGAGGAAACTTTAGTGGGCAATTAGGAATTGGAAACCAAAGCCAGCAAGCAGTACCTGTACAGGTAGGAATAGATACTACTTGGCAAATTATTGAAGCAGGAACAGAACATTCTTTGGCTATTAAAAAGGACAGTAGTTTGTGGTCTTGGGGAGGGAATATGAATGGGGAACTAGGCTTGGGAAATTTAATTACTGTTACGACTCCTACTCAAGTGGGAGGAACTTATGATTGGTTGTCAATTTCTGCAGGAACGGATCATTCTTTAGGAATAAAGTCGAATCATACCTTATGGTCTTGGGGAGGGAATACAAAAGGACAATTGGGGAATGGAACAATAAATTCCCAGCAGGTACCCGTACAGGTAGGAAGCAATAGCAATTGGATGACAATAGCGGCAGGAATGGGGTATTCCTTAGCACTTCAATTAGATAGCACCTTATGGTCTTGGGGGGTAAATAGTGGTAGCCAGTTAGGGAATGGGACAACGATTGATGAATTAACTCCAACACAGATTGGGATTGGACACCAATGGAAATATATTTCAGCAGGAGCAGTACAGGCGTTGGCTATTAAGAATAATCATACTTTATATGGGTGGGGCTATAATCTTTATGGGCAGTTAGGAAATGGGAGTGCTTCTGTTCAATCTTTTCCAGTATTAATTGGCACTGCTTCGAATTGGGAAATGGTTGCTACAGCACAGGGGTTTCTGAGTTCAGCAGGCTTCCATGGCTTGCATAGTGCTGGAATCAAAGGAAGTTTAGATGTAATTTGTACTTCAGGTGATAATAGCTTGGGGCAATTAGGTAATAATTCTACAGTGAGCAGCCTCTCTTTTACTTGTGCTACAGGACTGTTATTAGCTAGCAATAAAATAAAGAATGAAGCGCCAGTTTTGGTGTATCCTAATCCCACCAATGGTCTGATTCATATTGTTACCGCTATGGATAAATTAAGCCCCAACTATTATCGGTTATATTCAATAGAGGGCAGGTTGGTTTTAAATGGGAAGGCTCAAAAAAGTAATTTTGAGCTTAACTTAGAAGGATATCCTAAAGGTGTTTATTACCTAGAGCTTAAAACGGAGAAAGAGCATTCTTGCCATAAGATAGTACTGAAATAA
- a CDS encoding GLPGLI family protein yields MKILFVFLLCALTTIRGFAQKTEGTIHYKETIKLDIDFDNMKGLTEEMKAMIPSEQSTNNVLFFNEEAALYTNVDVNEDKDIDYKSDDEDVQIQIKMDAPEQAYYYDFKNKESIERQDLFGKTFLITGNKKKKWKITTESKEILGYTCKKAISMADEGEAMEAWFTTEIPSSVGPRGINDLPGAVLAFSMKDGQYEVVATQIDFEKVDPKKIVKPKKGKKVNRKEYQKIVEAKQKEMAEIYGGNGNVILKTETIER; encoded by the coding sequence ATGAAAATATTATTTGTATTCCTACTTTGCGCTCTAACTACTATAAGAGGATTTGCCCAAAAAACAGAAGGTACCATTCATTATAAAGAAACCATTAAATTGGATATTGATTTTGATAATATGAAGGGCTTGACAGAAGAAATGAAAGCGATGATTCCTAGCGAACAATCCACCAATAATGTGTTGTTTTTTAATGAAGAAGCGGCGCTATATACCAATGTTGATGTGAATGAAGATAAGGATATTGATTATAAAAGTGATGACGAAGATGTTCAAATTCAAATCAAAATGGATGCCCCAGAACAGGCCTATTATTATGATTTTAAGAATAAAGAGTCAATTGAACGACAAGACTTATTCGGCAAAACATTCTTGATTACAGGAAACAAAAAGAAAAAATGGAAGATAACAACTGAATCTAAAGAAATCCTAGGCTACACTTGCAAAAAAGCAATCTCAATGGCTGATGAAGGGGAGGCAATGGAAGCTTGGTTTACCACTGAAATTCCCTCATCTGTAGGACCTCGTGGCATAAATGATTTACCTGGTGCTGTATTGGCGTTTAGCATGAAAGATGGGCAGTATGAGGTAGTTGCTACCCAAATTGACTTTGAAAAAGTAGACCCTAAAAAAATTGTCAAGCCCAAAAAAGGAAAAAAAGTAAACCGCAAAGAGTATCAAAAGATTGTAGAGGCTAAGCAAAAGGAAATGGCCGAAATATACGGAGGGAATGGAAATGTTATCCTCAAAACAGAGACCATTGAACGATAG
- a CDS encoding sensor histidine kinase: MNFEQRYRNSKILFGISLLFLVVFLAVWLQNIYQDKIDELQTEVSYLWLKSIKEVENKEFSKRVITSVTNSIDWSNIKQQDTSVHTLIKKIIIDTAKTNLVTDSFLFVNQKEEISVEFSIDSIPFPFLTQQKGNINLQIPPLEGSVNTIMENIEQGLTFILKELNLDEQLLAVKLDSQLLATNIPIQYNILYLKDSIDLEDSHRDRFFIETATGAKYSLKMQHYPSYICQEMWFEFLMGLLLLAIITIAFYYILNNLKEQNRLVSIKNDLISNITHELRTPIFTVSAALEALESFNGLEDPTRTKEYISISKNELNRLSILVEKVLKSSLFEQDTLQIDPEIFLLSRLIATIANSLQLQLEKQNASLDITAIPPTLQVYADKIHLTNVIYNLIDNALKYSADRPPIIHIKSNTTEQTTQIIVSDNGKGIPEEYLDQIFNKFFRVPEGNLHQIKGYGLGLNYVQNIIQQHHGTITVSSTEGQGTAFIISLPKASNS; this comes from the coding sequence ATGAACTTTGAACAACGATATCGGAATTCCAAAATCCTCTTTGGTATAAGTCTACTATTTTTAGTAGTTTTTTTGGCTGTTTGGTTGCAAAACATTTATCAAGACAAAATTGATGAACTGCAAACAGAAGTAAGTTATTTATGGCTAAAGTCCATCAAGGAAGTAGAGAATAAGGAGTTTTCAAAAAGGGTTATTACCTCTGTTACCAACTCTATTGACTGGTCTAACATTAAACAGCAAGATACTTCGGTTCATACCCTTATAAAAAAAATCATTATAGATACCGCTAAAACCAATCTTGTTACGGATTCCTTTTTGTTCGTCAATCAAAAAGAAGAGATAAGTGTTGAATTTAGCATCGACTCCATTCCTTTTCCTTTTTTAACCCAACAAAAAGGAAATATAAACCTCCAGATTCCCCCCTTAGAAGGCTCTGTAAATACAATCATGGAAAATATAGAGCAAGGGCTTACTTTTATTTTAAAAGAATTAAATCTAGATGAACAACTACTAGCAGTTAAGTTAGATAGTCAATTATTAGCTACTAACATACCGATTCAATACAACATTCTCTACCTAAAAGATTCCATTGACTTAGAAGATAGCCATCGAGATCGTTTTTTTATTGAAACAGCTACAGGTGCTAAGTACAGCCTAAAGATGCAGCATTATCCAAGCTATATTTGCCAAGAAATGTGGTTTGAATTTCTGATGGGTTTGCTATTGTTGGCAATTATTACGATTGCTTTTTATTATATTCTAAATAACCTAAAGGAACAAAATCGCTTAGTTAGCATCAAGAATGACTTAATTAGCAACATCACCCATGAGTTGCGAACGCCTATTTTTACGGTATCGGCAGCTTTAGAAGCCTTAGAAAGTTTTAATGGTTTAGAAGATCCGACTCGTACCAAAGAGTACATTAGCATTTCTAAAAATGAACTAAATCGGCTTTCTATTTTGGTTGAAAAAGTACTAAAAAGTTCTCTTTTTGAACAAGATACACTGCAAATTGACCCAGAAATATTTTTATTGAGTCGATTGATAGCAACCATTGCCAATTCGCTCCAATTACAGCTCGAAAAGCAAAATGCTAGCTTAGATATAACGGCAATTCCACCAACACTCCAAGTCTATGCCGATAAAATTCACCTTACCAATGTCATTTACAATTTAATCGATAATGCCTTAAAATACAGCGCTGATCGACCACCCATTATTCATATAAAAAGCAATACAACAGAGCAAACTACACAAATTATTGTTTCGGATAATGGAAAGGGAATTCCTGAGGAATATTTAGATCAAATTTTTAATAAATTTTTTAGGGTGCCTGAGGGAAATTTACACCAAATTAAAGGCTATGGATTGGGGCTAAACTATGTTCAAAATATCATTCAACAACATCACGGCACCATTACCGTCAGTAGTACAGAAGGGCAAGGCACAGCATTTATTATTTCACTTCCTAAAGCTTCTAATTCATGA
- a CDS encoding response regulator transcription factor encodes MSAIKIFYVEDEIFLSKIIKESLESRGYEVCLVRDGRFAEAELLNFQPDICVLDVMLPNIDGFEIGQIVKKHFPELPIIYLTAKDQTQDVLQGFEVGANDYIRKPCSIEELNVRIQNLMALTKGKSMLTATTPYQVPLGNFIFYTHKYMMEYLGGDPIKLSHKEVELLKLFAQNINQTLHRQVILDKVWGDDSFFNSRNLDVYITKLRGYFKKDPKIKIITLRGVGYHFLIEE; translated from the coding sequence ATGAGTGCTATCAAAATCTTTTATGTAGAAGATGAAATTTTTCTTTCTAAAATAATTAAAGAGAGTTTGGAAAGCCGTGGCTATGAGGTGTGTTTGGTGCGTGACGGTCGATTTGCAGAGGCCGAACTTTTGAATTTTCAACCTGATATTTGTGTTTTAGATGTAATGCTGCCAAACATAGATGGCTTTGAGATTGGACAGATCGTAAAAAAGCATTTTCCTGAGCTTCCAATTATTTACCTTACGGCCAAAGATCAAACACAAGATGTTCTACAAGGCTTTGAGGTTGGTGCCAATGATTATATTCGCAAACCTTGTAGCATAGAAGAGTTGAACGTTCGCATTCAAAATCTAATGGCACTCACCAAAGGAAAATCAATGCTTACCGCCACTACGCCCTACCAAGTACCCCTTGGCAATTTTATTTTTTATACCCACAAATACATGATGGAATACTTGGGTGGCGACCCCATCAAATTATCACACAAAGAAGTAGAGTTACTAAAACTTTTTGCCCAAAATATAAACCAAACCTTGCATCGGCAAGTCATTTTGGATAAGGTATGGGGCGACGACTCCTTTTTTAATTCTCGCAATTTAGATGTTTACATTACCAAATTGAGGGGATATTTTAAGAAAGATCCCAAAATAAAAATTATCACATTACGTGGGGTTGGCTACCATTTTTTGATCGAAGAATAG